The Komagataeibacter xylinus DNA window GGCAGGTGCTTGATGAGCCAGTCCCGGCCCTGGGGGATATGACGCCGCGCCAGGCCGTCCAGACAGCTTCAGGACGTAAAAAGGTGACCATCTGGTTGAAGGATATCGAAAACACTACGGTCCGCGCCCAAGGGAGTGGCGGTGGCATGGCTGCCTACGATTTTGGGTGGATGTGGCACGAACTCGGAATCATCAGGCTCAGGAAATAGTCCGCTTTCGCCTCATCTCGGTCGTTTGGACCACAAGGTTGTTTGCCAAATAGCGGACATCAGCGCTTCAAAGCCTCGTTGCAGAGATTGTCTGGATCTCACTGATTGCACCTATTGAATGATCCCAAGACACAGACAGGCAACCCATGGACGTTATGGTGAAAATTTCAGCAATACGGAATTGTGATCGGATCATATGACAAGCACGTTCCTTATATCCCTTACATACTGCCCCATAGTATGAAAAGGATACTCAAGGGTAGTATATTCGGGAGTAAGCGTTCGTGCCGCACACACCGGCTGAGAAAAAGCGCGTTCTGACCCGCGTGCGCCGTATTCGCGGGCAACTTGATGCGCTGGAACAGGCTTTGGAGAAGGGAACTGATTGCGGTCCGGTGCTGCAACAGGTGGCGGCTATCCGGGGAGCGATCAACGGATTAATGGCCGGTGTTCTCGAAAGCCACCTGCGGGAAGAATTTGTTGAGTGTGCCGGTGATCGTGATGCTGCCAGTGGTTCGATCGAGAATGTGGTGTCACTCGTTCGATCCTATCTCCGGTAATGCCCTCGATGCTGGCTGATAGGTTATTTGGAGAAAAAATCATGAAATCACGGGCCGCAGTTGCTTTCGAGGCGGGTAAGCCCCTTGAGATTGTCGAGATCGATGTAGCGCCTCCTCGTGCTGGTGAGGTGCTCGTGCAGATCACGCATACGGGTGTGTGCCACACTGATGCGTTTACCCTGTCAGGGGATGATCCCGAGGGACTGTTCCCAGCCGTTTTGGGTCACGAAGGCGCGGGAATTGTCATCGAGGTCGGAGAAGGGGTCACCAGCGTTGCCCCCGGCGACCATGTCATTCCGCTTTACACGGCGGAATGCGGTGAATGTCTGTTCTGTAAGTCGGGAAAAACCAATCTCTGCATTTCAGTGCGCGCCACACAGGGTAAAGGCGTGATGCCGGATGGCACGACACGCTTCTCCTACAAAGGTCAGCCGATCCATCATTACATGGGGTGTTCGACGTTCAGCGAATACACGGTTGTCGCCGAGGTTTCTCTGGCAAAAATCAATCCCGCATCCAATCCAGAGCATGTCTGTCTGTTGGGATGTGGCGTCACCACAGGGATTGGTGCGGTACACAACACGGCCAAGGTGCAGCCGGGAGATACGGTTGCCGTCTTCGGTCTGGGCGGGATCGGTCTCGCGGTCATTCAGGGAGCGCGACAGGCAAAGGCTGGCCGGATTTTCGCTATTGATACCAACCCGGAAAAGTTTGAACTTGCCAAAGCATTCGGCGCCACGGAATTCCTCAACCCCAAGGATTATGACAAACCGATTCAGCAGGTTCTTGTGGAAATGACCGGCTGGGGTATTGATCATACATTTGAATGTATCGGAAACGTCAACGTCATGCGCGCGGCGTTAGAAGCCGCGCATCGTGGGTGGGGGCAGTCGATCGTCATCGGGGTGGCAGGGGCCGGTCAGGAAATTTCGACCCGTCCCTTCCAGCTTGTGACGGGGCGTTCGTGGCGCGGCTCGGCTTTCGGTGGGGTCAAGGGACGCAGCCAGCTTCCCGGCATGGTCGAAGATGCCATGCGTGGCGATATCGAACTTGCGCCTTTCGTAACCCACACCATGCCGCTCGAAGACATCAATACGGCCTTCGATCTGATGCATGAAGGAAAATCCATCCGTTCCGTCATTCATTTCTAAGGTCTGCGTCTCACCGCGCAACATCATTTCCAATGGTTGGAAATTACAGGAGAACGATCATGGCAGTTATTTCCGGTGACGGTGTTTTCTCTCATGTTTTTCTTGGGGCAGTGGATACTGCGGTATCCGCGAAATTCTATGACGCCGCGCTTGCGGCTCTGGGCATAAAAAACCTGGGGCCGTTCGGGCATGGGTGGATTCTGTATGGCCGCGAAAAGCCAGCCTTCATCATTGCACGTCCAGGCAACGGTGAAGCGCCCTCAAGCAACGGTGTCACCATCGGTTTTGCAGCAGCGACACCCGCCGAAGTGGAGGCTTTTCATGCCGCAGGTCTTGCCAATGGGGGAGCCGATGAAGGCGCACCCGGTCCGCGAAGCCACTTACCGGGCGCTTACGCTGCCTATCTCCGGGATCCGGCAGGGAACAAGATCTGCACTTATACCTTCACGGACGGTAACTGACATGCGCAAAAGGCAGTGAGAGCCATGGAACGCAAGGAAACACACGCCTCTTTTGGGGGCGTGCAGGAAGTCTGGCGACACAAGTCCGTGTCGTTGGGTGTGGAAGCAAACTTCGCGATCTACCTGCCGCCGCAGGCAAAAACTGAAAAGGTTCCCGTTCTTTACTGGCTCTCCGGTCTGACATGTACGGAGCAGAATTTCATTGGCAAGGCTGGCGCGCAACGCGTGGCCGCAGAACTGGGCATCGCCATTGTCGCGTCGGATACCAGTCCACGGGGCGTGGGTGTGGCTGATGACGATGCGTACGATCTTGGACAGGGTGCCGGATTTTACCTCAATGCGACGCAGGAGCCGTGGGCTGTGCATTATCGGATGTATGATTACGTCGTCACGGAACTTCCTGCGCTGATTGAGGCGAGCTTTCCGGTTACGCAGCAGCGAGGCATTGCGGGACATTCGATGGGTGGATTTGGCGCCATCATGATCGCGCTGCGTAATCCTGGCCGCTATCGTTCTGTGTCAGCCTTTTCACCCATTGTGGCACCAACGCAGGTACCATGGGGTGAAAAAGCATTCAGTGCTTATCTGGGGCCGGATCGTGCCAGTTGGGCAGCCTATGACCCGCTTGAACTTGTGCGGACAGCGAAGGAAAGACTGCCTGTTCTGATAGATCAGGGTCTGGCGGACCAGTTTCTGAAAGAACAGCTCAGGCCAGAACTGTTCCAGGAAGCCGCACAGAATGCAGGGCAGGAACTCATCCTGAATCTTCGTCCTGATTACGATCACAGCTATTATTTTGTAGCCAGTTTTATTGCAGATCATCTCAGATATTTCGTGAGTAAACTACGATGAATAGATTGTCTGTCTTTTGGGATCCGGAATTTTCTGGCTTTGAGTGGAGATGAAATCTGTTAGGGGCATCTTTCAAACTGTGAAATCAGCTGGCAGCTTGCCGTGTGGGCTTGAGCGTACCGTCGAAGAGCATGGACCTTTCGACGCGCCGGAGCATCGTAGGATATCTCAGATGTCATGGCGGAAAGGCGTTTTGAACTTCGATAACGAAACTCCGCAGTTTTGGGGTCATAGCAGGGCCGGCATTGTAAAGCAGATGCATCGGGCGACCAGGAACTCTCCACTGGGATAGAATGCGGACAAGGCGGCCAGAATCAAGTTCGGGCTTCAAGGCCTGTTCAGAACCCAATACTATGCCCTCTCCTGACAAGGTGAGGGCCAATAGAAAGCCCCAGTCGTTGGACGTCACAGTGCCAGAAACCATGACAGATCGTGTGCAGGTCTTTCGTATAAAGTGCCATGCTGTTCGTACAGAATTTGCAGAGTTTTCGTAGACAAGACACTGATGCCGGGCGAGTTCCTCAGGACTGTCCGGAGCGCCAAATTTTTCGAGATAGGCAGGCGCTGCGCAGACCGTGAGGGAATATGAGGCCAGAGGGCGACTGACGACCGTAAGATCGGGATCTGGCTCGCCAATACGAATGACAGCTTCATGGCCATCCAGCGTCGGATGAACCAGTTGATCCGTAAGGGATACTTGTAATCGTACCTTCGGGAATTTCTTCCGAAAATTATGTAGAAACATGGGGAACATGGTCCGCCCGAAGGTAACTGGTACGCTGACAGCAAGTGTACCACGTGGTTCGCCCAGCGTGTTGGCGGCAAGATTATCAGCACGCTCGACAGCCTTCAGGACGAGATGACATTGCTCGCAGTAAAGACTCCCTATTTCTGTGAGGCTCTGACGACGTGTCGTCCGATGGAGCAGGCGCGTGCCAAGATGACGCTCCAGAGCCTCTATATGTTTGGCCACCATCTGCGGCGATAAGGTCAGACGCTGAGCGGCCGCGGCAAAAGACCCCAGTTCCACAACCTTGATGAAAACCTTCATACTGGTCAAACGATCAAGCATTCATCATCCTCAGTTGTGACTGACATCTTCTATCGACAATTTATCTCTTAAAAAAGAGGAATATGTTGAGCCTGCTGATTGATCGGCAAGCATCTTCTCCGATGGAGCTCTTTAGAATGCCTATTTATCTTGTGCGAATGGATCATCCGGACGGCGACGGGTGGGGGCAGCATGTCGTGGCGCATGTGCTGTATCTCAAGCGCCTCATTCAGGAAGGTAGTCTTCTGGCTTCTGGTCCGCTGAAAGGCACCCCATTGCGGTCAGGTTTTCTGATCATGAAAGGTGCCAATCGGCAGGAGATTGAAGCGATGGTGGCTCGGGATCCGTTCTCGCCGGAAGGTTTGATCTGTGATCTTCGAATTGAAGAGTGGGATCCGCTGTTCGGTTGCCTGTCCAACCTATCGACCGGCAAACCGCCCGTGGAACTGCAATCTCTATTCCCATCCGAAGAACACTCATGATCTATGAAATGATTCGCTTTCGGACGGATGTTTTGGGAGTGCCAGCCCTCTCCCGTCTCCTGAAAGCACGGTTCTCGGATACCCTGAATCCTGTTGCGGGAAGCCTCACAGGGGTATGGCGAACGGAGATCGGTGAACTTGGAACGCTACTCCTGCTGCGTTCCTTTTCCTGTCAGGATGCCTTGCTTAAGGCGCGGCACAGAACACTGGAGTCCAGAACGCCCTTCGGTATCAAGATGAACGACGTTTTAATAGAAGCTGAGGCGTTTGAAGGCTTTCCGTTTCTTAAACCCCCGGAGTTTGGTGAATGTGGTGGACTCTATGAAATCCGAACTTACAGTTTAAAAGCTGGAGGGTTGGAACCGACCCTGAAAGCGTGGCAGAGTGCTCTGAAGCCTGCACAAGCCTATACCCGCCACCTGATCACCAACATGTTCGCGCTGGATGGTGCGTCACGCATCTGCCATATCTGGGCCTTCGACAGCTTTGAACAACGCAATATTCTGCGTCAGCAACATTACGTGGACGGACTTTGGCCGCCAAAAGGAGGGCCTGAGCAAATTATTCATGCCCAGTCCTGCCTTTGCTTACCGGAAACTTTCTCGCCATTACGGTGACGACGAAAAGCTCACAAATGTTCCCATGAATGACTGCTTTGCCAGCCTTGTCGCTTGATAACCGACATTCTGTTACCCCCCCAAGTCAGACGTTCCATTCCGGCTGTTCATGCAGGGAGAAATTATCTTTGAGCAAGGCGGGCATGATTTGTGAAGTGGATATGTCCGCTGGGACGTCGTATCTGCACTGTGCCTCTTCATGCGTGCCTTTGTTGTTCATACACGCGCAGATTCAGATCGGTGAGATCGAGGAGAGGCGTCGGGATCTGATGGACGCGCGCCCGCCTGACCAGGACACCAATAATCTGTTGCGCCTCCACAGGAGCGCCCTGCAGCAGATCCCGGAACATGGAGGACGTCAGGGTGGAGTCCGTTTTCGTCAGGAGACTGACAGTGCCCTTTAGCGCGGCATCCCGCAGGGGATAACCGGCAGCGGCGGCCGTTGACGCACATTCATGGATGACCGCCTGCGCAAAGCCCTGACCTGCTGGCTGGCTGGCGATATCCCCCACGGTTCCGCGCATCAGGCAGCAGATGCTGCCCAAGGCGGCGAGCAGCACCCATTTGTCCCACATATCCTGCAGGATGTGGGTGGAACACACGGTTTTAAATCCGGGGCCCGACAGGGTTTCCGCAATACTGCGCGCCGCTGGCGTATTGCTACCGTCCCGCTCCCCGACGGAAAGCCGGGGAAGGGAGCCCGTCTGGACAATGCGCCCCTGCGCATCAAGCATGCTGACGATAAAGCACGTGCCTCCCATGACCGCGGCAGGGCCAAAGCGGTCTGCCAGAATATCAAGATGCTGCATGCCGTTGAGAAGCGGGACAATCCGTGTCTGCGGTCCCACCGCAGGCGCGAAATCGTTCATTGCAGCCATCAGGGAATAGGCTTTTACGCTGAGCAGGATGATGTCGTAGGGCCCCTCAATCCCACCGGCCATCACCATCCGGGGGGTCATGGTGACGTTGCCAACGGAACTGATCAGGCACAGGCCCCCGGCACGGAGCTGCTGCAGGCGCCTTTCGCGCACCAGAAAGGTCACGTCATGCCCGGCGCTGGCCATGCGGGCGCCAAAATACCCACCCACGGCGCCTGCGCCGACAACAAGAATTCTGGAACCCATGACGCTGTTTCCTCTCTTTGATCCGCCCTGACGTGTTGCGGTTGAGGGCGAGTTGAAGCGCTCTGGCGGCAGGGGTCAAGACAGGCTCAGAATCTCGATCTTCCCGGGTGCCGGGCCTTGATGCTGGCCGCGTCGATATAGGTCTCGACGACCTGAAGGCTTTTGTGCCGCGAGAAGCGCTTCAGTTCCAGGAGATCATACCCGTCTTTCGCCCCCGTGGTGATGGCGCCGCGGCGCAGGCTGTGTCCGCCAAAGTCCCCCTCAAGGTGGGTGTCGCCACAGCGTTTGCGGATGATGTCCGTGACTGCCCGGTCCGACAGGGCGTGCGGCCCGATCCTGGGCGGGGCTCCGACGGGAGTGACTCCCGCCCTGTGGCCCCGCGCGGACCAGATGCGCCGGAAGACCGGACCTTCCGTGATCCCGGCCTGCCGGAGCCAGGTCTCGTATGCCAGAACCGGGCAGTTCCGGGTCAGGCCCCGCGGGATGCCGATCAGAGTACCCTTGCGCTGGGGATCACCCTTGGACCGGCCCAGCCGGATCTGCATGCCATCCTCATCCACCGTGATGTCGTCCACCTTCAGTGCGGCAAGTTCGGAGCGCCGGAACGCGCCAGCAAAACCGATCAGGAGAATGGCCCGGTCCCGCGCACCGACCAGATCATGTGGACTGATGGCTTCGACGACCCGGACCAGCCTGTCCCAGGTGAGCGCGGTTTTCTGGCGGGGCAGAGTCTCCTTTGCCTCCCGCCGGATGCCGGCAAGCGTTGCGGTCACCATCGGGTGGGCGGTGGGTACGGCAATCTGCGCCAGGTGATGCAGGTAGCGCAGGGCGGCCCGATGCAGGTCTATGGTGCTGGTCCTGCGGCCCTGCAGCGCCATGTCGGCCAGATAGGCGGCAACATCCTCGCCGCGGGCCGGCAGGGCGGGCAGGGCATGACCGGCAGCCCAGCGACACCAGGACCGCACGGCGGCGCGATAGGTGCGCAGCGTGTTTTCGGCCTTGCTGCGGTGCATATAGGCATCGGCCGCCTGACGGGCCGTGGCCAGGCGGC harbors:
- the frmR gene encoding formaldehyde-responsive transcriptional repressor FrmR, with translation MPHTPAEKKRVLTRVRRIRGQLDALEQALEKGTDCGPVLQQVAAIRGAINGLMAGVLESHLREEFVECAGDRDAASGSIENVVSLVRSYLR
- a CDS encoding S-(hydroxymethyl)glutathione dehydrogenase/class III alcohol dehydrogenase, encoding MKSRAAVAFEAGKPLEIVEIDVAPPRAGEVLVQITHTGVCHTDAFTLSGDDPEGLFPAVLGHEGAGIVIEVGEGVTSVAPGDHVIPLYTAECGECLFCKSGKTNLCISVRATQGKGVMPDGTTRFSYKGQPIHHYMGCSTFSEYTVVAEVSLAKINPASNPEHVCLLGCGVTTGIGAVHNTAKVQPGDTVAVFGLGGIGLAVIQGARQAKAGRIFAIDTNPEKFELAKAFGATEFLNPKDYDKPIQQVLVEMTGWGIDHTFECIGNVNVMRAALEAAHRGWGQSIVIGVAGAGQEISTRPFQLVTGRSWRGSAFGGVKGRSQLPGMVEDAMRGDIELAPFVTHTMPLEDINTAFDLMHEGKSIRSVIHF
- a CDS encoding VOC family protein, translated to MAVISGDGVFSHVFLGAVDTAVSAKFYDAALAALGIKNLGPFGHGWILYGREKPAFIIARPGNGEAPSSNGVTIGFAAATPAEVEAFHAAGLANGGADEGAPGPRSHLPGAYAAYLRDPAGNKICTYTFTDGN
- the fghA gene encoding S-formylglutathione hydrolase: MERKETHASFGGVQEVWRHKSVSLGVEANFAIYLPPQAKTEKVPVLYWLSGLTCTEQNFIGKAGAQRVAAELGIAIVASDTSPRGVGVADDDAYDLGQGAGFYLNATQEPWAVHYRMYDYVVTELPALIEASFPVTQQRGIAGHSMGGFGAIMIALRNPGRYRSVSAFSPIVAPTQVPWGEKAFSAYLGPDRASWAAYDPLELVRTAKERLPVLIDQGLADQFLKEQLRPELFQEAAQNAGQELILNLRPDYDHSYYFVASFIADHLRYFVSKLR
- a CDS encoding LysR family transcriptional regulator, with the protein product MLDRLTSMKVFIKVVELGSFAAAAQRLTLSPQMVAKHIEALERHLGTRLLHRTTRRQSLTEIGSLYCEQCHLVLKAVERADNLAANTLGEPRGTLAVSVPVTFGRTMFPMFLHNFRKKFPKVRLQVSLTDQLVHPTLDGHEAVIRIGEPDPDLTVVSRPLASYSLTVCAAPAYLEKFGAPDSPEELARHQCLVYENSANSVRTAWHFIRKTCTRSVMVSGTVTSNDWGFLLALTLSGEGIVLGSEQALKPELDSGRLVRILSQWRVPGRPMHLLYNAGPAMTPKLRSFVIEVQNAFPP
- a CDS encoding YciI family protein → MPIYLVRMDHPDGDGWGQHVVAHVLYLKRLIQEGSLLASGPLKGTPLRSGFLIMKGANRQEIEAMVARDPFSPEGLICDLRIEEWDPLFGCLSNLSTGKPPVELQSLFPSEEHS
- a CDS encoding NIPSNAP family protein; this translates as MIYEMIRFRTDVLGVPALSRLLKARFSDTLNPVAGSLTGVWRTEIGELGTLLLLRSFSCQDALLKARHRTLESRTPFGIKMNDVLIEAEAFEGFPFLKPPEFGECGGLYEIRTYSLKAGGLEPTLKAWQSALKPAQAYTRHLITNMFALDGASRICHIWAFDSFEQRNILRQQHYVDGLWPPKGGPEQIIHAQSCLCLPETFSPLR
- a CDS encoding ketopantoate reductase family protein; translated protein: MGSRILVVGAGAVGGYFGARMASAGHDVTFLVRERRLQQLRAGGLCLISSVGNVTMTPRMVMAGGIEGPYDIILLSVKAYSLMAAMNDFAPAVGPQTRIVPLLNGMQHLDILADRFGPAAVMGGTCFIVSMLDAQGRIVQTGSLPRLSVGERDGSNTPAARSIAETLSGPGFKTVCSTHILQDMWDKWVLLAALGSICCLMRGTVGDIASQPAGQGFAQAVIHECASTAAAAGYPLRDAALKGTVSLLTKTDSTLTSSMFRDLLQGAPVEAQQIIGVLVRRARVHQIPTPLLDLTDLNLRVYEQQRHA
- a CDS encoding tyrosine-type recombinase/integrase, yielding MLSDIRILGSSRRAQAALHARVDHLTRQRLAETQDPARWREILSTARFTPPLPLLLAGIELPDGSYSPDIPLAQGVPYASAAQQMAQDHVADVPSGFELAVGLEIDDGTPSFLAWFRPLQPVGACPGTSDASPPAPVGQPAAAVAQWFSVVSTQPVPEHDGRLATARQAADAYMHRSKAENTLRTYRAAVRSWCRWAAGHALPALPARGEDVAAYLADMALQGRRTSTIDLHRAALRYLHHLAQIAVPTAHPMVTATLAGIRREAKETLPRQKTALTWDRLVRVVEAISPHDLVGARDRAILLIGFAGAFRRSELAALKVDDITVDEDGMQIRLGRSKGDPQRKGTLIGIPRGLTRNCPVLAYETWLRQAGITEGPVFRRIWSARGHRAGVTPVGAPPRIGPHALSDRAVTDIIRKRCGDTHLEGDFGGHSLRRGAITTGAKDGYDLLELKRFSRHKSLQVVETYIDAASIKARHPGRSRF